GTTGCGCCCTTTTTTCCATTTCTTCCCCCCTTCCCCCCGGCTCACGTGCTACAGGAATTGCGAGCAACCGTGATGACCGCGACTGAGCTGGTAGCGGAAATTCGCGACCGGTTCAAAATCGGTGACGCGGCCCTCGAACTGACCGGCCGACTCGTATCCCTCGTAGCCACAATCGAACTGGACGTTGCCCGAGCAGGAACTCTGCCCCCGGACCTGGGGGCGGATATTACCCGTCTGCTCGTGCAAGTCCAGGAAACGACAAAGATTGGCGGCCACTGGTTGGACGCGGTGGCGGACGGCCCGGAACTTGCAAACCTCCACATGCGGATGCGCGTACAGAAAATGTACGGCCTGCTAGTGCGAGAGGATTCATCCCCCTAAGACGAGCAACTACACATGGCGTCAACCGTCGCAAGTGTGGCTACCACGTTCCCGCTCCTTCAATCGAGCGCCACCACGACAACGACATCGACTCGCCAAACAACGTCAACGTCCCGTACCGACTCTTCCGACCCGTTCCAAACCGTTCTCTCACAAGCCACGAACGACGCCCGCGCCGCACAAGCAGCGAGCGACGCAGCTCAGGCCGCAGTGGACACCCGAGCCGCCAACGACGCGGCTGCACGGGAACTCGCCGACCAACAGGCCGCCGATAAGGACGCAGCCGATAACGCCGCCGACGAAGCCGCGGCCGCACAACTCGCCGCCACGCTCGCTGCCGCCACTCAACTCGCCCCGACCAACACAACACCCGAAACGACACTCACCGGAACCACCGGGGTCGGCCCCGGCCAAGTACCGGCTGGTGCCCTAGGCGGGACGGCGGGGGAACTCGCACCCCCGAACGTTCCCACACAAAACAACCCGCTGTTCCGCCAGTTTGTTTCCGAGGCCGCAGCCCAAAACAACACGAGCGCCCCGGCGCCGGTCACCCAGGACACGAACACGAACCTGAACGCGAACACCGCGGCGACCACGCTTCCGACGCCCGCCGTTCCGCAAACGACCACTACAACGACCACGACGACTCCCGCGATTACGACCCAAGCGGAGACACCCGCGGCAACCAACCTGGCCAGTACGATCGATTCCGTGCAACCCGCGCAGAAGCAGATCGTGGTTGCCCAGACGCCGCTCGTCACCGGGCAGAACCAACTCGGAGCCGGTGCGACCCAGCTCCCGACGCCGGTCGTGGCCCCGCAAGCCCCGGTCGAAACCACCGCACTGCCCAGCGTGCAGGTCGGTAGCCGCCCCACCACCGCAGGCGAGCAGTTCGCTCAGATCGCGTCGGCCGCGTCGACGATCACCCAAAACAAGGCACCGGCCACAACCGGGACCGAGACCAGCCCGTTCGCCACGCTCCTGGCCTCGACAACGGTTCCGACGGCCATTCCCGCTCCCGCGCCAACGACCACGGCGCCCGCAGCGGTCAGCGTTCCTGCAACGAACGCCCTCGCGACCAACGCACTCACGGCGACCGCTCTCACGAGCCCCACGGAAATCAACGCGCCCTCTGTGACCCGTGCCCCCACACAACTGGCGGAGATCGGCGAACTGGCCCGAAAAGAGAGCAACTTCGGGGACGCGACCGGCACCACTGGTGCGACCGCGGCGGGCACCTTCGCTCAGACCCTGACGACGCAATCCCCCACTGCTCCGCAACCGACCGCGACCGTCCAGGCCCCCACGCCGACCGCACAGGTCGCGGACGGGATCATTACCCACGCTCACGTAATCGCCCGCGGCGGGAAGACGGAGTTCCAGATCCGCCTCGACCCGCCCGAGCTCGGCACGGTCCGCATCCGCTTGACGTCCGATGGTGACGGAATTAACGGACAAGTGGTGGTGGCGAGTGACTCCGTTCGCCGAATGATTGAAAGTCAGTTGCCCGAGCTGCGGCAGCGTCTTGAAGCAACGGGTGTGACGGTTCAGAACCTGAACATCGCAACGGACTCCGGAACCGGGGCCGGATCGGACGCCGGATCGCGAGCGTTCCGCTCGGAAGCCCCGGCCGACACCGCTCGGCAAACCCCGGTAGCAACCGGCGCTCGGCCCAGACCACCGACGGTC
This region of Gemmata massiliana genomic DNA includes:
- a CDS encoding flagellar hook-length control protein FliK, encoding MASTVASVATTFPLLQSSATTTTTSTRQTTSTSRTDSSDPFQTVLSQATNDARAAQAASDAAQAAVDTRAANDAAARELADQQAADKDAADNAADEAAAAQLAATLAAATQLAPTNTTPETTLTGTTGVGPGQVPAGALGGTAGELAPPNVPTQNNPLFRQFVSEAAAQNNTSAPAPVTQDTNTNLNANTAATTLPTPAVPQTTTTTTTTTPAITTQAETPAATNLASTIDSVQPAQKQIVVAQTPLVTGQNQLGAGATQLPTPVVAPQAPVETTALPSVQVGSRPTTAGEQFAQIASAASTITQNKAPATTGTETSPFATLLASTTVPTAIPAPAPTTTAPAAVSVPATNALATNALTATALTSPTEINAPSVTRAPTQLAEIGELARKESNFGDATGTTGATAAGTFAQTLTTQSPTAPQPTATVQAPTPTAQVADGIITHAHVIARGGKTEFQIRLDPPELGTVRIRLTSDGDGINGQVVVASDSVRRMIESQLPELRQRLEATGVTVQNLNIATDSGTGAGSDAGSRAFRSEAPADTARQTPVATGARPRPPTVRTPGALDVMA